DNA from Pelotomaculum isophthalicicum JI:
TAAAAGTTAGCGGTCGTTGAGAGTAATTATTGTTGCTCGAAAATGGAAACGGGACGGTTTTACGGAAATATATCTGCCGCAATAATACTTGAAACACTTGAAAGGGGAGATGTACTCAGTACAAGGTATATATCATGGAGGTGATTATATGGTAAAAAAACGGGTACATGAAATAGCAAAAGAACTTAACATAGAAAGCAAGGAAATAATAAATAAGTTGAGTGGTATTGGAATAAACGTTAAATCTCATATGAGCGCATTGGAAGACAGTGAGGTTGAACGTTTGCTGAGATTATACCGTAAAGAAACTCCAAAGAATGAGAAACCGGCACCTGAGCCTGCGCCAGCGGTGTCGCAGGAGCAAAAGGTGAAGAATAAAAGTGAGTCATCAGCGACGGAATTTAACAAGACCAGAAAAACTGGGGGGCAGCAAGGTGATCAAAGGAAGGGCGGCAAGACTTCGGAGACGAACTATTACCGTGGCCCTGGCTTAGTTGACCGCGTTCCTTCTCGTCCACCGGACAGACGTTTTGAAGAAAAACCAGTGCAAGGAGAAAAAACCCAAGTAAAAAGCGACCAGGGGGCGAAAGGTAAAACTTTTGAGGGGTTTAAAGAGCGTCAAGCGTTCGACAGACCACGAAACCAGCCCCAAGGTAATAGGACCGATGGCGGGCGTCCGGAGAGGCCTTCACAAGATCGGATGCAAAATAGCCGGCCGCAGCAGGAAGGCGGTCGCCAGGAGCGTCCGCCGCAAAGTAAACAACAGCAAAACCGTCCTCCCCAAAATAATAGTCCGGCCCAACGTTACGATCGAGGTAAAACAGGGCCAGGCCGGTCTGCTGACTTTAGACAGCAGGGAGCGCCCAGACCGGGTAGTGCAACCAGTTCCAAGGGTACTGGACCACAACGGTGGAGTGACCGTGGCGCAAGACCGGGGGGGCAACCGGGTGCAAGACCAGGTGGTCAACAAGGTACAAGACCGGGCGGTCAACCAGGCGCTAGACCAAGGCCAGTTGATCGACCTGCTCAATCCGGCGCCAACCAAGGTTCCAGGATAAAAACAGATTTAACAGTGACGAAGCCACAAGGGCGGCGTGATGATAAAGAACGCACCTATCTTGATAAACCAAAGACTCAAGATAAGCCAAAATCTCAGGTTGGGCGGCCAGGTAACAAAGGACGTTATGATAAACGTGCGGTAGCCTTAGATAATATTGATGAAAAGCCGCGATTAAGGGCTGCTACAGGTGGTTCGCGTAAAAAAGGAAACTTTAAAAACCAAGAAAGTCACCAAGCTGGTCCGGCTCAACCTGTGGAAAAAAAGCCAGTAGTTATCGGTGAGTCAATAACGGTACAAGAATTGGCAGTCAAGATACACAAAACCCCGGCTGAACTGATTAAAAAATTAATGCAGCTTGGTGTGCTGGCCACGATTAATCAGGAGATTGACAGCGATACAGCAAGCTTGCTGGCTGTGGAATTCGGATATGAAGTCGAGGTTAAGCTGCCGGTTGACTTGGAAGCGTTGTTGATGCAAGAACCGGAAGAGGATTCCAAGCTATTGGCGCAAAGGCCTTGTATTGTTACTGTGATGGGACATGTTGACCATGGCAAGACTTCGCTGTTAGACGCCATCAGACAGACTAACGTGACTGCCACAGAGGCTGGCGGAATAACTCAGCATATTGGCGCTTATCAGGTTGAACATAGTGGTAAGCGAATCACTTTTGTTGATACACCGGGACATGAAGCTTTTACGGCTATGCGGGCGCGTGGCGCGCAGGTTACTGACATTGCCATCCTGGTGGTTGCGGCTGAAGACGGGGTAATGCCTCAGACAATTGAGGCGATAAATCACGCCAAAGAGGCGGAAGTGCCGATAATTGTAGCTATCAACAAGATGGATAAACCCGGGGCTAATCCTGAAAGAGTAAAGCAGGAGCTTACTGAACATGGATTGATAGCCGAGGAATGGGGCGGGGATACTATCTGTGTTAATGTTTCTGCCGTCAAACGCGAAGGGTTAAAAGACCTTTTAGAAATGATCCTGCTGGTGGCTGAAATGAAAGAATTAAAAGCCAATCCTGAGCGTCCGGCCCGGGGAACCGTGATAGAAGCGGAACTTGATAAAGGTCGCGGACCCGTAGCCACTGTGCTTGTGCAAAACGGTACTCTAATGATTGGCGATAACATTATAGCTGGTTCTGCCATTGGGCGGGTACGCGCCATGATTGACGATAAAGGGCGTCGTGTAAAAAAAGCCGGGCCTTCCACACCTGTTGAAGTACTGGGCTTTTCGGAAACACCGATGGCAGGGGACGTATTTATTGTTGTACAGGATGAAAAATTGGCCAGGAATATTGTTTCACGCAGACAGATTAAGAAACGGGAAGAAGAATTAAAAAATACTACCAGAGTATCCCTGGACGACTTGTTTAAACGTATTCAGGAAGGCCAGATCAAGGAACTGGGGATTATAGTTAAGGCGGATGTGCAGGGTTCGGTTGAAGCTTTGCGGCAGGCACTGGAGCGGTTGAATACCGGAGAGGTAAAAGTTAATATTATCCATGGTGGAGTCGGTGCTATCTCTGAAACTGATATTATGCTGGCGTCGGCATCTAACGCCATCATTTTAGGATTTAACGTGCGTCCGGACGTAAACGCCAGAAAAGCTGCGGAGAATGAGAAAGTTGATGTGCGGCTGTATAGGGTTATATATGAAGCGATTGAGGACGTTAAGGCGGCCATGAGCGGCTTGCTGGAGCCGGAGTATAAAGAAGTGGCTCAGGGCAGGGCGGAAATAAGGAAGATTTTCAAGGCTTCAAAAATAGGTACTATAGCAGGGTGTTATGTTTTAGAGGGTAAGATCGAAAGGGACGCCGGCGTTCGGTTGGTGCGTGACGGTATAGTTATCCATGAAGGGAAATTAAATTCCTTAAAGCGGTTTAAAGATGACGTAAAAGAAGTGTTGCAAGGGTACGAGTGTGGCCTTGCTTTTGAAAAATTCAATGAAATGCAAGAGGGAGACGTTGTTGAGGCATTTACCGTTGAAGCTGTTAAAAGGGAACTCGCTTAAATTTAGATATAGAAAGTCGTATTTAACCACTAACCTCTCATTGGGGGTGTTTGGCAATGTCTTTCCGTTCCGAACGGTTAGCGGAAGCCATAAAAAAGGAAGTTTCTGAGTTGCTAAGGGATGAAATGAAAGATCCACGGGTAGGTTTTGTCAGCATCACTTCAGTAAAAGTTTCAAAGGATTTACGCTATGCTGATATTTTTGCCAGCGTTTACGGGGAACCAGCAGCACAAAAGGCTTCTATGGCAGCGCTTACAAAAGCGCAGGGATTTATAAGAAGTGAGTTGGGCAAGCGAATCCGGCTTCGTTACACTCCGGAAATTACTTTTAAATTAGATCAATCAATAGGACAGGGCGCACGTTTAATTAAGCTTATGGAAGAAGTCCGAGGGGAAGGTGGCCCTTCCAATGAGTAAGCTCGAAGTGATTGCCCGGGCAGTGAGCAACATAAAGCACGCGTTAATATGCGGTCATATCATGCCCGATGGTGACTGCCTAGGATCGGTACTGGCTTTAGCGCTGATCTTGAAACAGCTTGGCAAAGAAGCAACAGTAGCCGGTCCCGATCCTGTACCTGAAATATACGAGTTTTTGCCCGGCATACAAGGCTACCGGGCAGGCAGCCCACCGGAAGGAGATTACGACACGCTTATTGCTTTGGATTGCCCCGTTGCGGAAAGATTAGGTATTGGCTACCGGGACTTGCCCGGGCGTGATTTGACCGTTATTAATATAGATCATCATGCCAGCACAAATTCTTACGGGACGTACAGGTATATTGATCCACAAGCGGCGGCGGTCGGAGAAATCATATTTGACTTGTTGCAGTTAATGAAGGTTAATATTTCTTTAGATGTGGCAATTTGTTTGTACACGGCGATTGTTACTGATACCGGTTCATTTCAATATGAGAGTACTACACCCGACACACATAGACGAGTGGCCAGGTTGATTGAGATCGGTGTACCTGTTTCCCGGATAAACGTTCTTCTTTATGAAGAAAAATCGCGGATGTGCCAACTTTTATTAAGCGCAGCGTTAAAAACCCTCTCGTTTAGCAATTGCGGCCAAGTGGCTTGGATGATTGTCACGCGTGATATGCTCAGGGACACCGGGGCGAAAGATGAGCATACAGAAGGAATCGTGAACTATGCCCGATCAATTAAAGGTGTTGAAGTAGGACTTCTTTTTCATGAGTTGCCGGACGGCAAATATAAAATCAGTTTTCGTTCAAAAAAAACAGTGGATGTGAACCGGCTGGCTGCTTATTTTGGCGGCGGCGGTCATTTGCGTGCTGCTGGTTGTGAAATCTCAGGAAATATTAACATAATTGAAAAAGAGGTGGTCGCGGCGGCAGTTTGTGCAGCCGGAGGAGCGGGGTTGTGATATGAATGGAATTATTAATGTGCTGAAACCTCCCGGGATGACCTCCCACGATGTTGTTGATTTTATCCGCCGCACATTTAAAATAAATAAAGTTGGACACACCGGAACACTAGATCCCGGAGCAGCCGGTGTGCTGGTTGTTTGTCTGGGCCGTGCCACCCGTGCAGCCCGGTTTATTACCGGGGACGATAAAGAGTATCGCGCGGAAATTACTTTTGGTGTCGTTACTACTACAGGGGATTCCTTTGGTGAAGTGATAGACGAACGAGATGCTTCACGTTTGACCGCGGAAGCCGTCAAGGCTTCTTTACCGGTTTTTACCGGGGAGATTAGCCAGGTGCCGCCAATGGTGTCCGCTTTAAAATGGCACGGAAAAAAGCTTTACGAATTGGCTAGAGCTGGTATGTCTATCGAACGCCAACCGCGTGTTGTTACCGTCCACAAGCTTGAGTATATAGACGGTACCGGCTGGAGTTGCCCGAACCCGGTGGCGTTTGTGCACTTAACTTGCTCTAAGGGGACATATGTCCGGACACTTTGTGAGGATATCGGCGATTACCTGGGATGTGGAGCACATATGTCGTTTCTGGTACGAACAAGAGTAGGTGTTTTTCATATTGCTGATTCATATACTCTAGAAGATATTAAGTTGTTTGCTGTAGCCGGGAAAACGGAACATAATTTTTCTAATATGGTTATTCCTGTGGAGAAAGCGCTATTAGGTTTACCGCCTGTTAAAGTAAAAAGCGCCGCAGTTACAGCGGTCAGTTCAGGCTCAAAGCTTTATTTGCCCGGAGTGGCAGAACTGCCTGACGGTTTGACAGAAGGTGTTCTTGTTCGACTGCAAGGCCCGGAAGGGTTGTTGGCTGTTGCAAAGACTGATCTTGATCCGGATGACACGAGCAGGTTTGTATTTAAACCCGTTTGTGTGCTGGTATAATCATGTTAAATAAGGAAATCAAATCGTTGTTTGCGCTAGTGCGGACAACGAATAGGCAATAAATCCGAAATACGGACCGGCTCCGTTCAGACAGGAGGTTGTTAATTTGAACATTTACCGCCATTGGCAAGGGTTAAAGGATAAACATAAACGGCTGGTAGTCGGTCTGGGGAACTTCGACGGGGTACATATCGGCCATCAAAAACTGATTTCTGAGATAGTGAGCTTGGCTAAGGAAATTGGCGGCACACCGGCTGTTTTTACTTTTCATCCTCATCCACTAGCCGTTCTGTATCCGGATAAGTGTCCGTCATTTCTTCTATCACAGGAAGCGAAACAAAAGTTCATGGCTAGGCTGGATGTCAAAGTACTGTTGCTGGTACCTTTCGACCTTGAATTTGCCGCACTTTCTCCTGAAGATTTTATTAAGACGGTTCTTTGCGATGAGCTAGGAGCCAGTGGTGTTGTGGTTGGGTATAATTATACTTTCGGTCACTATGGCCGGGGAACACCAGCCTTGCTGG
Protein-coding regions in this window:
- the rbfA gene encoding 30S ribosome-binding factor RbfA; amino-acid sequence: MSFRSERLAEAIKKEVSELLRDEMKDPRVGFVSITSVKVSKDLRYADIFASVYGEPAAQKASMAALTKAQGFIRSELGKRIRLRYTPEITFKLDQSIGQGARLIKLMEEVRGEGGPSNE
- a CDS encoding DHH family phosphoesterase, whose product is MSKLEVIARAVSNIKHALICGHIMPDGDCLGSVLALALILKQLGKEATVAGPDPVPEIYEFLPGIQGYRAGSPPEGDYDTLIALDCPVAERLGIGYRDLPGRDLTVINIDHHASTNSYGTYRYIDPQAAAVGEIIFDLLQLMKVNISLDVAICLYTAIVTDTGSFQYESTTPDTHRRVARLIEIGVPVSRINVLLYEEKSRMCQLLLSAALKTLSFSNCGQVAWMIVTRDMLRDTGAKDEHTEGIVNYARSIKGVEVGLLFHELPDGKYKISFRSKKTVDVNRLAAYFGGGGHLRAAGCEISGNINIIEKEVVAAAVCAAGGAGL
- the truB gene encoding tRNA pseudouridine(55) synthase TruB, with the translated sequence MNGIINVLKPPGMTSHDVVDFIRRTFKINKVGHTGTLDPGAAGVLVVCLGRATRAARFITGDDKEYRAEITFGVVTTTGDSFGEVIDERDASRLTAEAVKASLPVFTGEISQVPPMVSALKWHGKKLYELARAGMSIERQPRVVTVHKLEYIDGTGWSCPNPVAFVHLTCSKGTYVRTLCEDIGDYLGCGAHMSFLVRTRVGVFHIADSYTLEDIKLFAVAGKTEHNFSNMVIPVEKALLGLPPVKVKSAAVTAVSSGSKLYLPGVAELPDGLTEGVLVRLQGPEGLLAVAKTDLDPDDTSRFVFKPVCVLV